A single genomic interval of Ischnura elegans chromosome 3, ioIscEleg1.1, whole genome shotgun sequence harbors:
- the LOC124155948 gene encoding thioredoxin domain-containing protein 15 has product MNRWLKYFLCFSVIALTAGREDGGDGEDSGAEAGNLELLPFDLEETDQNVMSKTPLENISSDKEKEIINGFYYCLDYIFRVVSDFMFLTAALIKGTGLESNNSTVDVSASGVNGTNVINGATSLNATSSNATAANFTTLSCITLNQTEIPRVEVVDNERLSSLLTVNPNITSRTDPGLCVVLLFYSPTCPFSLITAPHFNALPRLFSNVMMLAVDSMKFSNNRFNTLYGVVGVPSVIIFHNGRPIAKFNGLEYTLPAMTSFVSKYTGMEPEGLVNVTSADFSGPIPFTPSEQHDYWLMLSYVFIAICSIYGFTKSDLFALMIETIKSNWRDAEAQREHEHED; this is encoded by the coding sequence ATGAATAggtggttgaaatattttctgtgtttttctgtTATTGCTCTTACCGCTGGCAGAGAAGATGGAGGAGATGGAGAAGATTCTGGGGCTGAGGCTGGAAACTTAGAATTGTTGCCATTTGACTTAGAAGAAACTGATCAGAATGTCATGAGTAAGACACCTCTAGAAAATATTAGTTCTGACAAAGAGAAGGAGATAATCAATGGCTTCTATTACTGCTTAGACTATATTTTTAGAGTGGTTTCAGACTTCATGTTTCTCACAGCTGCTTTAATTAAGGGCACGGGTTTAGAATCAAACAATTCCACAGTTGATGTTAGTGCCAGTGGTGTAAACGGAACTAATGTCATCAACGGTGCAACCAGCTTAAATGCGACTTCTTCAAACGCAACGGCTGCCAACTTTACTACATTATCTTGTATTACTTTGAATCAGACTGAAATTCCAAGGGTTGAGGTGGTTGATAACGAGAGGCTTTCCAGTTTGCTGACAGTGAATCCCAACATAACGTCTCGAACTGACCCTGGACTCTGTGTTGTGCTACTCTTTTACTCTCCAACGTGTCCATTTAGTCTAATAACGGCTCCGCATTTCAACGCATTACCAAGGTTATTTTCGAACGTGATGATGCTGGCAGTTgactcaatgaaattttcaaataatagatTCAATACTTTGTATGGTGTCGTTGGGGTACCAtctgtaattatttttcataatggtCGGCCCATAGCCAAGTTCAACGGACTGGAATATACTCTACCTGCGATGACTAGTTTCGTTAGCAAGTACACAGGAATGGAACCCGAGGGACTGGTGAATGTGACATCCGCTGATTTCTCAGGACCAATTCCATTTACACCATCCGAGCAACACGATTATTGGCTAATGCTATCCTATGTGTTTATAGCCATATGTAGTATTTACGGTTTCACCAAATCTGACTTATTTGCTCTAATGATTGAAACGATAAAGAGTAATTGGAGGGACGCCGAGGCTCAGCGTGAGCACGAACATGAAGATTGA